Part of the Cynocephalus volans isolate mCynVol1 chromosome 11, mCynVol1.pri, whole genome shotgun sequence genome is shown below.
CCTTTGGCCTTGCACCCACCCCAGGCTTGGGATCATGTTCCTGTGAGAAACAAACTGCTGGGAAGGCCCCACAGCCCTAAAGCAAGGAGACCCGGAAGTCCCTGCTGgcctccccagcctctgcccaaAGGGACCCAGCAGGCCAATGGTAGACCTCACTGGGAACCATCTGCTTCTGCTCCAAAGCTGGAGAAAGATGGAAAACCTGAAGCCAGGTCCAAACATAACTGGGGAAGCTCTCGGGGGAACAGGAACAGGGGGCCAGATCAGGAAGCGCAGCAGCCACAGTGGCGGGAGCCGCACCCCAGCAGCGAGAAGCAAAGCACAGCACACAGAGTAGTCTGTACAGCCAGGAGCCTCAGAGAGATGGAAACCATGGGGAAGCAGGTGGTTGTGGAAGAACTTTAACTGTAGAAATAAACTCAAGTGCAGAGGCTGAGGAGGGAGGTATGTGTGGGTGAAACGCTGAGGACATGTCCGCTGGCCCAAGAGAAAGAATCTTGAGGGGCAGCAGACCGGGAGAGGGCAGAGAAAGATGTGGACCTTGAGAGGCTACTGAGAACCAAGCAGGAGCCAACACACACAGCATAAGGACACTTCAGAACACCAGGCTGAAAGCAGCCAATGAAGATGAAGTCACATGTTTCCCACAAAGGTGTGTGACCCTCCTCACCTGCGGCCAGATGCCAGGACAAAGGACCTGAGGGGCTGTGGAGAGTTGGGGTGCTGCAGGGCAGGAAGGGTGGGAGTACGCCTGCAGGCCAGGCCTGGGCACTGGGCACCCCACTGCTGTTCCTTGTAGCTACTCTCCCAGCCAactgcttcctcctcccccagccccaaggCCTCTGGAACCCTCACCCCTAAGACCCAGCTCAGCCAGGATTTCCACATTCCAGGCAGGGCCAAATGCCTTAATCCCCTGTTGCTTACAGCCACCCAATCCCCAGTCCAGCACCAGGTCCCCTTCTCATCTTCCCAGCCAGGCAGGAAGGGGGGTTTCTCCTCAGAGTGCCCATGAGCTGCCCCACAGGCCCAGACTTGTTCTGACTGCAGCAGAGTATTCAGCCCCAACTAACGACAGTTCCATTTGTTAGGCACTTAGCAATTGCTGGCCATTCTAAGGACCTTCCGCAACCCAAGTAGGGAGTATTATATGTCTTTTGCAGATGAGGACGGCAAGGCGGGGCCAGGCTCTCCCTGCTGTTGAGCAGTGGAgttggaattcaaacccaggcagcttGACCCAGAGGCCAAGCTCTTGACACCTCCGAGACTTGCTCAGTGACAGCCATGCACTGGTGGCCCTTGGCTCCAGCCCCACAGTGTGAGGCTGATCAGGGCTGTGTCGCTGTGCTGCTTCCTCAGATGCTGCCCCTGCACAGCTCAGGGCCTTGGTTAGGTCCTGTGCCCCTGCCATGTGCTGCTCCCATAGATGGCCCTCACCTGCCGGTAGATCTTGCCCTTTTCCAGGCGGGTGATACGGTCCCACTGGAGCGAGCCCTTCTCGTCAAGTTTTCTGAAAGGCCTGGGTGAGAGTGAAGGACTTGATTTGACCTGCGGCAGGGCCACGTGCTGGCTACCTGCCCCCTCCTCTGTAAAGGTCCACCTGCTCAAGTGGGCCACATGCTCACAAAGGGGTGTCCTCACCCCAAGCACAGAGGGTGGTGAGCAAAGGCCAGGCTGGCCTAGTGCCCTAGTCCCCTTATCGGGGGTAGGGCTCTATTCCCCTTCCCTGGCCCTGCCGACTCCTGCCGAGCCCATACTTGCGCCGGTCGGTGAAAAAGCTGGGCTTGTCTGCCTGGACGATGACCACATCAAAGAGCTGGCGCCAATCGGGACCCACCATGTGCCGCATCCCCTTGTCCCTGTGCAGAGGTGGTACAGGCGGCAGGTGGTCTGAGGGCAGCTCTGACCTGCCCAccctgcccagggcctggcccagccctgccttGTCCCCGCTTCTACAGCGGGGCTGGACTCACACAAAGCTGAAAGGACTGTTGGTGATGAGGAACAGCTGTTTCCCATGGGCCACCAGGCGGCTCAGGACAGCAAAGGTTTCGTCCCCTCTCAGGATGTACTTCTCTGATGGGAGAAGATGGGTTTGTGAGGGCCAGCCTTGCCACCCCGCTCAGGCAGGCCGCGGCAGGGCTGCTGTCCACCCTTACCCATGTCCTGCTCAATCCACTGGTACATGAGGCCCTTCACGTGCACATCTCGAATGGCGTCCTGGGGGCAGTGGCGGGACAGTGAGGGGCAGTGGTGACCCAGGAGGGCCTGCCCTGTTGTGGCTGgacttccccttccctgccatcTGAGGGACAGACCCAGCATCCTCACCGTCACGTCCTTGTAGAGATGTGCTTGGTCAAACTCCAGGCCATGGCCCAGGAAGTGGTCCACTACGCAGGAGAGCAGTGCCATCTCCGGCAGTGAGAAGATGTCCATGAACTGCTTGATGGAGGGGCCCTGTGGAGGGGACCACTATCTCAGCAACCCCTTTGGCCCCACCACCCCCAGTGCTGGAGACCAGTGACTCCAGATCTGCCTTAGGACACCGGTAGGGGGTGCAGCCTGTGGGTCAGGGCTGGCCACTGGGCTGTAGGCACTGCCTCCCAGGGAGCCAGCATCCACAGAGAGAGCACCAACCTAGGCTGCCCTGGGCAGCAGTGTATGGAGAGAGTACCTTGCCATAGAAGCCACTCATCTGGTACAGGGGGATGTGCTGGGTACCCCCATACAGGTCAATCACCTCCTCGTCTGGCACAGGCTGGAGGCCCCTGAGCAGTTGCACAGATACCATCAGTCTAAGGTGGTCCTGAGCCCAGGCAGCAGCatagggtgggggcgggggcagggcaGAGTCAGCACTGACCTGTAGGCTGTCCCCAGCTGCACATAATGGAAGGCATCAATCTTCATTAGAAGGCTCTGTGGGTACCGGGGGTAGGATGGGTGGTAAGGAAGTAGTTTTGCCATTGGCCCTGAGCCAGCCTCTTCCAGCCCCCACGCCAAAGCCTCAATTGGACAATACCAAGGGGTGGACAGATGAAGAGACCCTCCTCTAGAGGTGAGGGGGCCCAAGGAAGTAGCCCCTTTACACATCCAGTCCGGAGGGTCGGGGAGTCAGTGTCCAGTCACTCACCTTCTGAATGTCGTAGTGGAGGCCACGGATGGCGAAACTGGGGTCATAATCATACTTCCGAATCCCTTCAGGGTACTGTTGGGGGTAAGTGGGCCAGGCCTAAGCCAGTGGCACTGACAGACATGCTGGCTGGGCAACCACCTCAGGGAATCAATCCAGCCACCTCCCCAGGGTAGCTGCAGGCCAGGGGAGCTCCGTGACTTAGCCCTGGGCTTAGGCCAACCTGGGCCCTGCTCACCTCCAGGGCTTGGACATAGGGGCTGGCATGGGCCCCCTGCCTGGCTAGCCTCACCTTGTAGTGCTCAATCAGGATGTCACGGGCAGCACTGAAGATTTCAGGGTGCAGTGCATCTGCATACTGGGCCAGTGTGTAGTCGTAGTCAAAGCCGTAGACCTCAACATCACGTAGACTGATCTCGTTGTTGGCGTAGATGGCGGCGGGGTTCAGGAGACTGCAGACCTCGGGGGGCAGGAGGTCTAGATGAAGGAGATGCAAGGAGGCAGTATGATGGAGGTGATGAACTTGGCAGCAGCAAGTGGTTTCTGAGCACTTTATGGGTGCCCAGCCCTGCAGGCCTCATGAAACACGCTTGAAGGCAACTCTTTACCCAGTGCTGCAGATGgtcaaactgaggc
Proteins encoded:
- the NT5DC2 gene encoding 5'-nucleotidase domain-containing protein 2; translated protein: MKIDAFHYVQLGTAYRGLQPVPDEEVIDLYGGTQHIPLYQMSGFYGKGPSIKQFMDIFSLPEMALLSCVVDHFLGHGLEFDQAHLYKDVTDAIRDVHVKGLMYQWIEQDMEKYILRGDETFAVLSRLVAHGKQLFLITNSPFSFVDKGMRHMVGPDWRQLFDVVIVQADKPSFFTDRRKPFRKLDEKGSLQWDRITRLEKGKIYRQGNLFDFLRLTEWRGPRVLYFGDHLYSDLADIMLRHGWRTGAIIPELEREIRIINTEQYMHSLTWQQALTGLLERMQTYQDAESRQVLAAWMKERQELRCITKALFNAQFGSIFRTFHNPTYFSRRLVRFSDLYMASLSCLLNYRVDFTFYPRRTPLQHEAPLWMDQLCTGCMKTPFLGDMAHIR